In the Pseudorca crassidens isolate mPseCra1 chromosome 21, mPseCra1.hap1, whole genome shotgun sequence genome, ttcgggattgacatgtacacgctCCCATGTTTTAAGGTAGATGACcggcaaggacctactgtatagcacagggaactctgctcaacattctgtaatagaTAACCTAgatggggaaagaatttgaaaaagaatagatacatgtatatgtataatcactttgctgtacacctgaaacgaacacaatattgttgatcaaccatactccaatataaaattcttgtcctgaactttattttatttatttatttttttacatctttattggagtataattgctttacaatggtgtgttagtttctgctttataacaaaatgaatcagttacacatatccATAtgtccccatctctcttccctcttgcgtctccctccctcccaccctccctatcccacccctccaggcggtcacaaagcaccgagctgatctccctgtgctatgcggctgcttcccactagctatctaccttacgttgggtagtgtatatatgtccaatataaaattttaaaaaataaagcataccTCTCTCTTTACCATTCTTCCACCCAGAAAACAGTTGTGATATAATTCTAATGAAAgtctttatttaggaaaaaagatGCATCATTTTTATATGGAAAATACTAGCCTATAAACGTGTAGGTTTACGTGTGTATATACCCACTGAGatctagtttcttctttttcagtcaTACATCATTTTTCTACAAAACAAAGAAGAATCAGAGCAATAAAGGAAATGGCCAGGGTCTTAGTTCCTGGAGGCCAGCTGATGATTTATGTTTGGGCCATGGAACAAAAGAACCGGCACTTTGAGAAGCAAGACGTGCTTGTTCCATGGAACAAAGCCTTGTGCTCCCAGCCCCTCTCGGAATCCAGCCAGCCTGGGAGAAAGAAGCAGTGCGGGCATCCAGAAAGAAGCCATCCCTACCCCCCTCCCTGCTCTGCGTGTCGCTGTCCCATTTGTTTTAAGGGGCGCTGTGATTCGAGGCGGTCCCGCAGCGTGGACCGTGACTCTGCTCTAGCTGGCACCTGCTGTGCAAATATTTCCAAGGAAGGCGAGGAAGAAAACGGATTCTATAACATGCTGGGGAAATCTTTTCGTTCCTGGTTTTCCTCTAGATCTTTGGATGAATCAACTCTGAGGAAGCAAATTGAAAAAATGAGACCCTTGAAAAACACAGAAAGTTGGGCCAATAGCACGATATCCACCCAGCCTTCAAGACACTCAAGTTTCGACTTAGATCATCCAGAGCCATTTTCGACAGGAGAGCAACATTTAGATGAGGAAGTGTTTGTGGAGACTTCTCAGAAACGCCTGGAATGGCTGAGAGCGCCCGCCACACACAAACACCTAAATGGAGACCATCCAAGAGGCGTGAGGAGAAATGGAGATGGGAATTTTCTGGGTAGCACCAATACCGGGGAGAATTGTACGGATGCAGGTAACTTAGAAGAGGGTACCCCTTCTGCTAGTAAAATATGGAGGAGGATATCTGCAGCTGATTCCAAAGATTCCAACCCAGGTGACACCATTTCTGTCGAAGAACAACAGCCCGACATTTTGGAATCTGGTGCCTTTATGCGCTATTACCACGTGTTTCGAGAAGGCGAGCTCTATGGCCTGCTGAAGGACAGTGTGTCGGAACTCCATATTCTGAGCTCTGGGAATGATCATGGCAACTGGTGTATCATtgcagagaagaaggaaagttGTGATTGATCGGATCATTTCAGACATCTCCTCCAAAAGATGAACCCCATTCTTCTCACTGGGTCTGTGATATGGTCCCCTGAATGGGCATCCAATTTCGTCATTTGGTCTGTAttgaatccatttatattttgGTCTATAGAGACTATGAATTCATCATCTTTTTAGTCTATAGacaagcacagtgcttggcatctGAAGCATCTGACAAAGAGTATTTGTGGTTAAATGTTAATATAAGAGATCTGAAGAAGCAATATAACATGAACTTCAATACAGCTGAATCACTATAACAATACATGTATACTGTTTTTCAGTATTATATAGTGACTTCAAAAGATTCTGCTTTTAAGtataccttttaaaaacatcatttgTATATAGGAAGGGGGTAATTCCTACTTCTCTGGTTATAATTTAGATCTGTGTGCAAGATAATAGGTAAACTCGTACCAGGGCACAAATGTAATTTGAACCAGGTGATAAATTATTTCGTTGCCAAGGCCTTGCTTCTATTTAAAGTCTTCAGAAAGGTGAGAGATGGTGGAGAGAGACAAGAAGGGTTCCGAGAACTTTTCTAGATGATAAGCGAACTTGCTTCACGTTAAGTAAATAATAAGGTTTTTGATGTTGCTCAGAGGCTTTAAAGGCACTGTCAGCATGTAGAGAGTGGAGTATGTGGGCACAGGGAAGTTGTTGCAAGTTACCCAGGTGGTATTCTTCCAACTTATTAGAAGCAGGAATATCCAGTTACGGCAAGACCAAGATTGACTAATGAGTTTTCATCTGGAATGATGCTTTACTTATGCATTGAAGGGATACTTAGGAAATGAGAATCTGGTTGAAACAGTGCTTTTTATTGGTTCTCAAAACAAACAGATCATTAAGGTACAAGATATTTGGACTTGGTGGAGGACTGATTGTTGGACCGTTAAAAATAATATCTGGGCATTTATCTTACTGAAAGGGACTACATTTTAATAGTTATATTAGGGACTTAGGTAGAATCAAGTTCTATTAATTAAAGGTTCAATTTTTGCCACTTTATAGACAAACGAATAGCTGGGCACTGTCTGGTCACcacatctgtttacatttaaccATGGGTCTGTTTAAATCCATGTCGTGGATTCCGAGACACAGATATAATTAGGAGAAGCAAAAGTAAGTTGACCCAAGAATACAGTTTCAGGCAGTTCCTTAATGAGGAGAGAATCAACACTTGACAAAAGGCTTTTTACTGTATGGGCCACTGTAAACCCAGAGGAAACccaattcttgttttgttttccactgAAATTACTAAAATAGTATAAGATTTCATTTGTGTtgggtttatttttccattcGATGATTGTGCTCTAACTTAAAATAATGATGCTACTTTCAAAGAAAtttaaaggacttttaaaaaaaatttatttaatttatttattttcggctgcattggatcttcgttgctgcacatgggctttctctagttgcggcaagcaggggctactcttcattgtggtgtgcgggcttctcattgcagtggcttctcttgttgcggagcacgggctgtaggctcgtgggcttcagtagttgtagcacgcgggctcagtagttgtggcttgcaggctctagagcacaggctcagtacttgtggtgcacgggcttagttgctccacggcatgtgggatcttcccggaccagggctcgaacccctgtcccctacattggcaggcatattcttaaccactgccccaccagggaagtcctaaaggaTTATTTTTAATGTGCATCTGAAAAGTACTGGTGTTTATTACTCTCTCTTGGCTTCGAAATAAGATTGCATCATCACCTTTTCGTTTGATGAGGTTGTCGGGTGGAAGTGAGATCTACGATTTATATTGTTCGGCACACAGTTTGCATCAGAGGGACGGTGAAAACAGACATAAAAGtggaatataaattaaaatttaatttaatgtctTCCATTTCTTAAATGAGGACATTAAGTCATGAGTGTTAGTGGGGGTTTTTGGTGGAAAGAAATGTTCTCAGAGTCAGAGACATTCTTACAATTAAGGCTTGATGACCTTTTTATTACGAGTGGATTTTTCCTCTCCTTGAAGCCTGTTGTCACATGTATCTTTAATCCCAGCCTTGCTGCTAGAAATCTGTTTCAAGTCAGGGCTTTCTGGTGGTAGCCCACCACTTACATGGAACTCAAGTTTATTAGATTGCTCCAGAAAAGCTTTGAGCAAACCTATATGAgcaactccacacacacacacac is a window encoding:
- the TRMT9B gene encoding probable tRNA methyltransferase 9B isoform X1, producing MDHAAAQLEKQHVHDVYESTAPYFSDLQSKAWPRVRQFLQDQKPGSLIADIGCGTGKYLKVNNQVHTLGCDYCAPLVEIARSRGCEVMVCDNLNLPFRDQGFDAIISIGVIHHFSTKQRRIRAIKEMARVLVPGGQLMIYVWAMEQKNRHFEKQDVLVPWNKALCSQPLSESSQPGRKKQCGHPERSHPYPPPCSACRCPICFKGRCDSRRSRSVDRDSALAGTCCANISKEGEEENGFYNMLGKSFRSWFSSRSLDESTLRKQIEKMRPLKNTESWANSTISTQPSRHSSFDLDHPEPFSTGEQHLDEEVFVETSQKRLEWLRAPATHKHLNGDHPRGVRRNGDGNFLGSTNTGENCTDAGNLEEGTPSASKIWRRISAADSKDSNPGDTISVEEQQPDILESGAFMRYYHVFREGELYGLLKDSVSELHILSSGNDHGNWCIIAEKKESCD
- the TRMT9B gene encoding probable tRNA methyltransferase 9B isoform X2; translated protein: MARVLVPGGQLMIYVWAMEQKNRHFEKQDVLVPWNKALCSQPLSESSQPGRKKQCGHPERSHPYPPPCSACRCPICFKGRCDSRRSRSVDRDSALAGTCCANISKEGEEENGFYNMLGKSFRSWFSSRSLDESTLRKQIEKMRPLKNTESWANSTISTQPSRHSSFDLDHPEPFSTGEQHLDEEVFVETSQKRLEWLRAPATHKHLNGDHPRGVRRNGDGNFLGSTNTGENCTDAGNLEEGTPSASKIWRRISAADSKDSNPGDTISVEEQQPDILESGAFMRYYHVFREGELYGLLKDSVSELHILSSGNDHGNWCIIAEKKESCD